GCCGCCCGCTTCGTCTGGGCCGCAACCGGCGTGCTGGCGGGCGAAGCCATCTTTCAGTATTTTACCGCGAGCGGATACATTTACTGGTTCCGTGATGCCACCTACGGCACGCCGGTTGGGCCTTTTGTTTATCACAACCACTTTGCCGGCTGTATGTTACTGCTGTTACCGGTCGCGGTAGTGGTTGCGTTCCGTCGCGACCGGTCTGGCGACGCGCCCTGGGTGGGCTGGATACGGCGCGGTCTGGTGCCCGCGCTGGGCGCGGCCGCACTGGTGATTTCGCAATCCCGCGGCGGGGTGCTGGCGGCACTGGGGGAAGGAGGAATTGGCCTGCTGGTTTTATGGCGGCCGTGGCGGGCGCAAAAGCGCCGGCTTTTTGCCGGCACGGTGGGGGTGGCCTTGCTGTTCGCCTTTGTCTATATGGCGAACCTGCAGCCGCTGTGGAACCGGTTCGCTCAGCTCGCCCATCACGATCCCAGCGCCACGGAGCGTGTGCGGATGGCCCAAAGTAGCTGGGATATTTTTCGCGATCACCCCTGGACCGGCACGGGGTGGGAGACGTTTGCCGCCATTTATCCGCGTTATGCCCGATTCGATAGCGGCTTACAAGTCGATCACGCCCATGATGAATACCTGCAAACCCTCTCGGAGATGGGCGTGATGGGGGCCGTGCTGGTGCTGGCATTTCTGGCCCTGTACCTGTACGGCACCTGGCAGCGCTGGAGAGCGCTCGCGGGCTACGATCGCACGATCTGTCTCGCGGCCTGCGTCGGGACCTTGGGGTTTCTGGCGCAGAGCGCAGTCGATTTTGAATTCCACGCACCGGCCAATGCGATTCTGTTTTTCATCTGCTGCGCCCTCGCAGCCGCGCCGATAAAGGCAAGTCAGGATCCCGACCGAACGGGCACATCACGCAGTGATTTCGAGGCAAGCCGGCCCATCGCCCTGGGCTGACGCGCACAGCAGTTCATCCATGATGCAGAGTTCAAGACGAGGAGATAGTCTCATCGGGAACCGTAGCGCCCCGTCAGCCTGCGACAACACTTGCCGTGAGCCGGGATCGCCCGCGGGCGCCGGATCGCGGGTGCTCCTGTTGGTGATTGCTTCCCTGCGCCCCGGAGGAGCGGAACGCGTTATCTCCATATTGGCCAGCGCTTGGGCGGAGCGCGGCGACGAAGTCCATCTGGCCACCATGGAAAAACCGGATGCCAAGCCGTTCTACGCTCTGCACGAGCGGGTGCAATTACATCGTCTGGACTGCGAGGCGGAGTCGACAACGACATGGCAGGGCTTGCGGCAGAACTTCCGGCGCTGCCGGCGTTTGCGACAACTTGCCAAGTCCATGCGACCCGACAGTTTGATCGTTTTTGGAGATGTAACGAACGTGATCGCACTGTTTGCAACTCGAGGACTTGGCGTACCCGTACTCATTTCCGAACGCGTCGATCCCTCACAGTACCGGATTCCGCCAATCTGGGAGCGATTGCGGCGCATCAGTTACCGATGGGCAACCGAAGTGATATTCCAGACCGCGTCGGCTGCGCGCGGTTTAAGCGTTACGTTGTCCCGCCCACCGCGAATCATTGCCAACCCCGTCCTGCCCCCAACTAGTGTCCGGAGTCAGAGGAAAGTTGTGAATCTTCGGGACGGAGCGTGCGACTTTTCTTGGGGACAAGTCGCATGCGACAGGTCTGAGGGTTGCGATGCATTTCTGACTCAGGACACTAGCGCGGCGCCGGAGATCCCACCCGCGCGACGTCTGGTGGTCGCCATGGGGCGGCTGACCAGCGAAAAGGGGTTTGACTTACTTCTCGAGGCGTTTGCGCAACTTCCGCGTGCAGCGCAGGGCTGGAAGTTGGCAATATTTGGCGAAGGCCGGGACCGTGCGGCGCTGGAGGCGCAGCGGGAACGGCTTGGCTTGGGCGATCGAGTTTCGTTGCCGGGGCTGTGCGCAGATAGCTCGCAGGTGATGAGAATGGCCGACATATTTGTCCTCAGCTCCCGGTTCGAAGGCTTCCCCAATGTGCTGTGCGAGGCCATGGCCGCAGGGGTCGCCTGTATTGCATGCAACTGCCGCAGCGGCCCAGCCGATATCGTCGTGGATGGCCTCAGTGGCATACTCATCCCACCCGAGAATCCAGCGGCGATGGCGCAAGCCCTGTGGGCGTTAATGGAGGATCGGGAACGCCGGGCTCGCTTGGGCGACGCCGCCCGGAAGTTGGCGGAACGGTTCTCGCTGAGCCGGATATTGGCGCTGTGGGATCAGGTTTTGCCAGCCGGTGCATCTCGTATGGGCCATAATCGTTAGCTATGTGCGGCATTACAGGATATTGGGATTATCGCAATCGCGACTCTGCCGCGGCCATGAGCGCGCTGGTGCGCTCGATGAGCTCCCGACTGGCGCACCGGGGCCCCGATGGGGAGGGGGACTGGGTCGATGCAACAGCAGGTGTAGCGCTCGGCCATCGGCGGCTTGCACTTCTGGACTTATCCGATGCCGGCAAGCAGCCGATGATTTCCGCTTCCGGACGGTTCGTGTTGGTTTTGAACGGCGAAATTTACAATTTCGCTGAATTGCGGGCAGAATTAGAATCGCAGTGCCAATTTCGGGGCCATTCCGATACCGAGGTGCTGCTGGCAGCGGTAGAAACGTGGGGGCTCGAGCAGGCTCTGAAGCGCAGCGTGGGAATGTTCGCCATCGCCGTGTGGGATCGGCAGGAGCGCGCGCTGACGCTGGCACGCGACCGCCTGGGAGAAAAGCCTCTCTATTACGCTCAGCAGGAGGGCGTGCTGTTTTTTGGCTCGGAACTGAAAGCGTTTTCCGCTCATCCGCGCTGGCGCCCGCGCATTGACCAGCGCTGGCTGCGCGAATACCTTCGCTACGGTTACATTCCGTGGCCGGGCAGCATTTTCCAGGACTGCCAGAAGCTTCCGCCAGGCACGTTCTTGCGGGTTCAGGACATTGGAAGCCTTCCCGCGCCGGAGCCGTACTGGAGTCTGGATCGCGTGGTTGCCGAGACGCCGATCCGCTCCTTCCTCGACCCAGAAGAGGCGGTGGACGAGCTGGAGCTGCGATTACGCAACGCGATTGCGGGCCAGATGGTGGCGGACGTGCCCGTTGGCGCGTTCCTGTCAGGCGGCATCGATTCGTCCACGATCGTGGCGCTGATGCAAGCCCAAAGCTCGCGGCGCGTGCGTACGTTCACGATCGGGTTTCATGAGCGCGGGTTCAACGAGGCTGAGGCCGCGCACGCGGTCGCCACACATCTCGGCACGGACCACACCGAACTTTACTTAACAGCACAAGATTGTTTTGACCTTATTCCGCGCCTTCCCACGCTGTACGATGAGCCGTTTGCCGATTCGTCCCAGATTCCGACGGCGCTGGTTTCCGCTTTGGCTCGTCAACAGGTGACCGCGTGCCTGTCCGGGGATGGGGGCGATGAATTATTGGGAGGGTATTCCAGCTACGACCGCAGGGAGTTCATCTGGAGTTTGGTGCGTTACTTTCCTCCTGCGCTGCGCCGGAGCGCCGGGCGTCTGGTGACGCTGGCAGCGCGCGGCGTTCATGGCTTCTCCCCGCGCTACGAAGGCGGCCGGCTGGCAGCATTTCTGGATGCACGCTCGGCAGTGGAGCGCCACCAGGCGACCCTCTCCCAGTTTTTACAGCCGGACCTGGTACTTGTGGATCCACCGTCAGTCCCGGAACTGCTGCGCGAACCGCCCCCGCGAAAGCTGGATCTGGTTGAAACGCTCATGTACCTGGACACGTTGACGTATCTGCCCGACGACATTCTCGTGAAGGTGGATCGCGCGGCGATGGCGACGTCCCTGGAGACGCGCGTTCCGCTGCTGGATCACCGGGTGGTGGAATTCGTCTGGAGCCTGCCCTATGCGTTGAAGCGCCAGAAGGGGAAAAGCAAATGGCTGTTGCGGGAGGTGCTGAACCGCTACGTGCCTGCAAGTCTCGTTGATCGCCCGAAAATGGGATTTGGCGTGCCTGTGGGCGAATGGATTCGAGGCCCGTTGCGCGTTTGGGCGGAGGACTTGCTGGCCGAGGACAGAATACGCCAGCAGGGGATCCTGCGCCCGGAAGCAGTGCAGGCGCTTTGGCAGAAGCATTTGGCGGGCGCCGATTGCAGCGCTCAGCTCTGGATCGTTCTCATGTTCCAAGCCTGGCTGCAAGCGCAACACATGCCCATCGGCTTGGACGCAGCGCTCGCGGTCGCGAGCCGATGACCCCTAGCCCGCCTTCGCCCGTGGCCGCGCGTCCCGAGCCACGGCCCCGCGTGCTGCAACGTTTAGGTTGGCGCGGGCGGGACCGGTCGATCAATCAAAAGATATTTTGGGCGGCGGCCATCACCGCCAGCCTGTCGATCTGCACCAAACTGTTTGCGATTGGACGAGAATCGCTGGTGGCCCGCCAATTCGGCCGCTCCGACGCACTGGATGCGTTTCTGATCGCGCTGATGCTGCCGGAATTCCTGGCCAGCCTAATTGCGGGTTCATTCGGCAGCGCTTTTATCCCCAGTTTCATTGCCGCGCGCAATGACCAGCCCCGGCAGGCACGAACACAACTGCTTTCGAGCGTGGTGACCGCCAGCCTGCTACTGCTATTGGTTTGCAGCTTACTTGTATGCGCCGCGGCTTCCTACTATCTCCCTTGGCTAGCTAGCGGTTTTTCGGCAGCCAAGCTGGTGGTGACGCGCCACCTGCTGTATTCCCTCGCGCCGTACTTGATCTTTGGCGGTCTGGCTGTCATTTATATTGCGATTCTGAACTCCGAGGAATCGTTTGCTCTGCCGGCCGCCAGCGCCATCCTGCCCCCGTTGCTCGCCATTCTCCTCTTGCTTACATGCGCCCGACCGCTGGGCATTTACGTGCTGAGTATCGGCTTCGCCGGAGGATCACTCCTCCAGTGCCTGATCCTGGGGCCAGCGGTACGCCGTCGCTACCCAGGGTTTCGATTCGGCTGGCACGGGGCCGATCGCTACCTGCGCCAGATTGGGAGCCAATACACCCCGATGCTGGCCGGAGCATTTTTAATGGGCTGCACCACCCTTGTCGACCAGGTACTGGCCGCCACGCTGCCGGCGGGTAGCGTAGCGGCCCTCGCCTATGCCAATCGGATCATCCTCGCGGTCCTGGCTTTAGGCTCGGTCAGTATCAGCTCGGCCATGCTGCCGTATTTTTCCCAGCAGATTGCATCCTGCGACTGGAAAGGCTGCCGCCACACGCTATACACCTACGCGAAATGGACGATGGCGGCTTCTCTGCTTCTCACCGCCGCACTAATCATTTTTTCTGAGCCCCTAGTACGTTTGCTTTACCAGCGCGGCGCATTCAAACCTGCCGACGCCGTGCTGGTTTCGCACCTTTTCATCGCCTTGGCTCTGCAGATCCCTTTCTACGTGGTCGGCATCCTGTTTGTGCGGTTGCTCTCGGCCCTGCAAGGCAATGGCTTTCTGCTCTGGGGCGCGGTGATCGCGCTCCCGGTTGATGTCGCCCTGGATTTGTTCTTCATGCATTTCTGGGGTATAGTCGGGATTGCTCTGGCGACAAGCTGCATGTACTTGGCCACCACTGCTGCCGCGGCTCTGTTTACTCCAATTTTGTTCCGGCGCCGGATGCGGGAGGTGCGGCGGTGAAAACCCCTCAGCCGCTAT
The sequence above is drawn from the Acidobacteriota bacterium genome and encodes:
- a CDS encoding virulence factor MviN encodes the protein MAEAFGGRRLQRSALDRSHVPSLAASATHAHRLGRSARGREPMTPSPPSPVAARPEPRPRVLQRLGWRGRDRSINQKIFWAAAITASLSICTKLFAIGRESLVARQFGRSDALDAFLIALMLPEFLASLIAGSFGSAFIPSFIAARNDQPRQARTQLLSSVVTASLLLLLVCSLLVCAAASYYLPWLASGFSAAKLVVTRHLLYSLAPYLIFGGLAVIYIAILNSEESFALPAASAILPPLLAILLLLTCARPLGIYVLSIGFAGGSLLQCLILGPAVRRRYPGFRFGWHGADRYLRQIGSQYTPMLAGAFLMGCTTLVDQVLAATLPAGSVAALAYANRIILAVLALGSVSISSAMLPYFSQQIASCDWKGCRHTLYTYAKWTMAASLLLTAALIIFSEPLVRLLYQRGAFKPADAVLVSHLFIALALQIPFYVVGILFVRLLSALQGNGFLLWGAVIALPVDVALDLFFMHFWGIVGIALATSCMYLATTAAAALFTPILFRRRMREVRR
- a CDS encoding glycosyltransferase family 4 protein is translated as MMQSSRRGDSLIGNRSAPSACDNTCREPGSPAGAGSRVLLLVIASLRPGGAERVISILASAWAERGDEVHLATMEKPDAKPFYALHERVQLHRLDCEAESTTTWQGLRQNFRRCRRLRQLAKSMRPDSLIVFGDVTNVIALFATRGLGVPVLISERVDPSQYRIPPIWERLRRISYRWATEVIFQTASAARGLSVTLSRPPRIIANPVLPPTSVRSQRKVVNLRDGACDFSWGQVACDRSEGCDAFLTQDTSAAPEIPPARRLVVAMGRLTSEKGFDLLLEAFAQLPRAAQGWKLAIFGEGRDRAALEAQRERLGLGDRVSLPGLCADSSQVMRMADIFVLSSRFEGFPNVLCEAMAAGVACIACNCRSGPADIVVDGLSGILIPPENPAAMAQALWALMEDRERRARLGDAARKLAERFSLSRILALWDQVLPAGASRMGHNR
- the asnB gene encoding asparagine synthase (glutamine-hydrolyzing); this encodes MCGITGYWDYRNRDSAAAMSALVRSMSSRLAHRGPDGEGDWVDATAGVALGHRRLALLDLSDAGKQPMISASGRFVLVLNGEIYNFAELRAELESQCQFRGHSDTEVLLAAVETWGLEQALKRSVGMFAIAVWDRQERALTLARDRLGEKPLYYAQQEGVLFFGSELKAFSAHPRWRPRIDQRWLREYLRYGYIPWPGSIFQDCQKLPPGTFLRVQDIGSLPAPEPYWSLDRVVAETPIRSFLDPEEAVDELELRLRNAIAGQMVADVPVGAFLSGGIDSSTIVALMQAQSSRRVRTFTIGFHERGFNEAEAAHAVATHLGTDHTELYLTAQDCFDLIPRLPTLYDEPFADSSQIPTALVSALARQQVTACLSGDGGDELLGGYSSYDRREFIWSLVRYFPPALRRSAGRLVTLAARGVHGFSPRYEGGRLAAFLDARSAVERHQATLSQFLQPDLVLVDPPSVPELLREPPPRKLDLVETLMYLDTLTYLPDDILVKVDRAAMATSLETRVPLLDHRVVEFVWSLPYALKRQKGKSKWLLREVLNRYVPASLVDRPKMGFGVPVGEWIRGPLRVWAEDLLAEDRIRQQGILRPEAVQALWQKHLAGADCSAQLWIVLMFQAWLQAQHMPIGLDAALAVASR
- a CDS encoding O-antigen ligase family protein translates to MRSMDTVIPLARWRWRATAGAAIIVALAIAGLGGVHAWAWAPLLVVACGGVSVLLIACAWRGMPLPWSWMLVPALAFFAMAVWQWLGHATVAPALTLTGILQLALPGAVFYLALFGAQSRRSSRWAARFVWAATGVLAGEAIFQYFTASGYIYWFRDATYGTPVGPFVYHNHFAGCMLLLLPVAVVVAFRRDRSGDAPWVGWIRRGLVPALGAAALVISQSRGGVLAALGEGGIGLLVLWRPWRAQKRRLFAGTVGVALLFAFVYMANLQPLWNRFAQLAHHDPSATERVRMAQSSWDIFRDHPWTGTGWETFAAIYPRYARFDSGLQVDHAHDEYLQTLSEMGVMGAVLVLAFLALYLYGTWQRWRALAGYDRTICLAACVGTLGFLAQSAVDFEFHAPANAILFFICCALAAAPIKASQDPDRTGTSRSDFEASRPIALG